In Pseudomonadota bacterium, a genomic segment contains:
- a CDS encoding HDOD domain-containing protein, producing MDKIDAKTLRYKIQNIDTLPTLPGILKKILKALENPNVSLTEIGAFISNDPVITAKVLKMVNSAVYGFPGRISSVSQAVILLGLNVVKGLLLGVSIFELMQETMVGLWEHSMGCSIAARLIARKKGLKEPEEISIAALLHDIGKVILILQYPEHYKHAMKQAQERGVVISLAEEDVFAVTHADAGSWIAEKWRFPGTLTEVIWHHHKPRLSGTFSIETSIVYLADILVRARGFGFAGDSLVPAINPAVWENLKMTENDLKDILKEMEDLIEGAGTLILE from the coding sequence ATCGACGCAAAGACGCTAAGATATAAAATTCAAAACATAGATACATTACCTACACTACCAGGGATTTTAAAAAAGATTTTGAAAGCGCTTGAAAATCCGAATGTGTCTCTTACGGAGATAGGCGCTTTCATATCTAATGACCCGGTTATTACAGCAAAGGTTCTAAAGATGGTGAATTCAGCGGTATATGGTTTTCCTGGCAGGATTTCGTCGGTGAGCCAGGCGGTAATCCTTCTCGGATTAAATGTTGTAAAGGGATTACTGCTCGGCGTATCTATCTTTGAACTTATGCAGGAAACCATGGTTGGACTCTGGGAACACTCCATGGGGTGTTCCATCGCCGCACGGCTTATTGCAAGAAAAAAGGGGTTAAAGGAACCAGAGGAGATATCTATTGCGGCCCTGCTCCATGATATAGGTAAGGTTATCCTTATTTTACAATACCCCGAACACTATAAGCACGCGATGAAACAGGCACAGGAGAGGGGCGTTGTGATTTCTTTGGCAGAAGAGGATGTATTTGCAGTTACACATGCAGATGCAGGTAGCTGGATTGCCGAAAAATGGAGATTTCCCGGAACACTGACAGAAGTAATCTGGCATCACCATAAACCTCGTTTATCAGGAACGTTTTCTATTGAGACTTCTATAGTTTACTTGGCCGATATCCTTGTGCGGGCAAGGGGTTTTGGTTTTGCCGGCGACAGTTTGGTTCCTGCCATAAATCCTGCCGTGTGGGAAAATCTTAAAATGACCGAAAATGATCTGAAGGATATATTAAAAG